AATAAAAGATTTGTCTTGGTTAGTTATTGATCAAATAGAACGCATTTTTGATAAATATAAAATTCGTTAATACATAATTCGCTTAGAGAATCGAAGAAAATATCGACATAAAGGAGTTATTATTTTGAGTGGATTTATAAATAAATTCTTTAGTTTATCAAAAGAAATGTTTTATCCTGATTCCTTTTCTAATAGTTATAGGGGTTGCGATTTCCGTAGTTATTCTGATTATGGTCTTAAAATATTTCACAAACAATCGCATAGCTTACATATTATTTATAATAGTTTTTAGGAGTGGTAAGTGGTATAGCTGCTATAGGATTAAATATATAAACAAATTTTGACTATGCTGATTAATTCTTAATTTGCTTTTCGCTTAAAAGGAGTTGCTTAATTTGGATGGAAAAGAAGTGGTTATTCTAGTTTCGGCATTTGTTTTATTTAACTTATTATTTTTTTGTTTTTTAGATTTATTGGGATATGTTTAATAAAATTATTTTCTTAATACGAAGTTCGCATAAAGAATTTAGAAAGAGGTAGAAAAATGTTTAGGAATTATAAAGATTCAATATTTTCATTAATATTAGTACCACTAGCGCTCGCGTTAACAGTAGTTTTTATATATCTTATAATACATGTTGATACACAACATGTAACAATACCAGATTGGTACAAGCCACAACTTCTTGAACCTGCACCAATAGATGATTTCATTCAATATTGGAAAGATAAGTCTTTCAGGTATGGAGTTAATACATTTGCAATCACATTTGGTTTTATACTACCGATTTATTTTATTAAAAGAAAGATAAAAATAAAAGTAAAGTAAGTTCGTAGTATGTTCTTTTATGTTATGGATCTTTATTGCAGGTTCGATTTTTCAGTTGGTTTGGTACACGACGATTAAGAAAAAGAAAATAGAGTTAAAATTACAAACTAGAGGTGTATTAAATGAAGATTTTCATTAACAAAGTGCATGGAATTGACAAAAGATGAATTGGCCGTTTGTTTTAGGTTCGATAGGTTTAGTTATATTGTTTATTTATTACAGATTTTATTCTGGTGCTATTGACCGACAAGTTGAGACTATTTATGAATACTTTAACGAACGTAATATAGAAGTTCTATATGTTGATTTTAATCCTCTTAAAAATAGAAGTTTAACCAAAACATATAGTGTACTCACTAGAGATGGTGAATATTTAATTATTATAAAAAGGCTTCAAATACTTATAGTTCAAAGTGGAAATAGTCGGTGAGAATCTTCTTTTATAGCCTATATTGGCTTAATGACAAGGTTCTTGCTGTAGACCGCAAAGTAAAGTATCCAAGAGCACTCTATAGTTATGGTAAAAGTATTTGGTAATACTTTTGGACATCTGTTTTGGTAATTATAGAATTCAATAACAATCATTCAATTGCTAAATGGACTAAGTAGTTACAAAAACCGTGGTTATTGGTAATAGCCCAAACTTTTACTTTGCTCTTGGTTACAAGTACGCCTGGTATTAGTATTAGTTCAAGGAAGTACTTTGCGGTTCGTAGCAGCAACCCTGTCACTAAGCCTATATTAAAAGAGTCTCTTTATAACAGAACTAACGTTCTGTTATAATTATTATGACGATTACTCATTTTTGTCCTGGCATAGTCAGGACTTTTTTATAGGGGGAGCAGCAATATGTTAAGAGACAGAGGTAAACAAAAGAAATGGCAAGGCTTCTTTATGACAGAGCATACATCAATGCTTAAAGAGTTAGAACATGATCTTCTTAAGCAACCACGCCCTCAAATTGATGAAACACAGATAGAAGAGTTTGAAAATTTGATACAGCAGAGTATAGAATATAAGAAACTATTATTGGTAACAATTTGGAAAGATGGTTATATAAATAAAAGAGCTGGGATTGTAAAAAAGATAAATCCTATTGCAAAGTCTATCTTATTTGAGGATGAATTAGGTAGTAGATTTAACGTTGATTTTTATTCAATTATTAATGTAGAGATTGTTTAAGGGGGATATTATGGTTAATCAAAACCAAGAGACTAGAGAAATGCATATCGCAAGAAAAAGAAACATACTTGTTTTTTCAGCATCAATAATAGAATGCATATTAATAGCTATCTTTGGTATCATTTTTTTACCAATCATAACTTACTTTATTCCAGCATGGTATCTAATCATTCCGCTAATTAGTTATGTAATTTATAGGTTATTTCAAATTAATAAAACATACTTCATAG
This genomic interval from Metabacillus schmidteae contains the following:
- a CDS encoding YolD-like family protein encodes the protein MLRDRGKQKKWQGFFMTEHTSMLKELEHDLLKQPRPQIDETQIEEFENLIQQSIEYKKLLLVTIWKDGYINKRAGIVKKINPIAKSILFEDELGSRFNVDFYSIINVEIV